One Anabas testudineus chromosome 15, fAnaTes1.2, whole genome shotgun sequence genomic window carries:
- the phf3 gene encoding PHD finger protein 3 produces the protein MDIVDTFNHLIPSDQLDESLLINQNLECEASNEFGAGVRLEDSLKNMLSDKDPMFGCASSQFNPLDNEDPAFQIAGTTGLNEGSGSTGLGSKPTVAETTPVKRPVGRPRKRPRNLESEHSGGPQPANTSTSIMTRGRPGRKPANRLQKSFLIEKGVKGSQLKKELTLGGRVNVNDLDGGFWLNPSVVLRRLTVTIGGFRIELLPGPSYTESVNTSQSACFDDGISYGGDIGFAMMPDNPVNVQNPIPENKEAKDVEKSSAGDAALGLGPYVNPNDVQTSNGALTGGPDTQETKLDNQSDNPGKQKPVSKGKDGIKPPQNNENNKTTASNKTDSKEKQQIVAKNLLKSKQGLVSNKHKDISCKTSNTTKEQQVSQNTPSKIIQSGDLHKMKSPKERKNITPLKRPVENSQSEHATKVQKIQGTGDVKVKPRLSSTPSSVVKKSPSSTNRVGDQQGPARPTHAQNSSKTESAQPAHSRPGQSVKPPEDGGQEKPKLKKPEKLFQRQKSKSSRSISVDEPQLFIPDNAPVVKKETAEDQSGSSEIVWDGNNCCGLCKKHHNNMFMVGCGRCDDWFHGDCVGLDLTKVHEMEEEDQMYVCLKCCEEESKKVEPEPPSVSKPEAEAKTEVQDHTLSPKPRPGPSHSLTSGGVRPVRKDADRRQSTDVKEAAHKSGSHLKQETKSKTLSSVSKKPVSVEAIRRSVRDSLKEILVQRLKESDLNISVERASEVAKKTERELFHLYKDTDNKYKNKYRSLTFNLKDTKNNVLFRKVLKGEISPGNLIRLSPEELASKELAAWRQRENRHTIEMIEKEQREAERRPITKITHKGEIEIESQEPVKVPEPIELEPPPRVTEVSAECPKTPEKKAESSKTEKDTTDQHKSHLFDLHCKICTGRMAPPVEEAPTKVVKVATTVVRRQSTKTEDTKSTTPPAADDDLHLTVLEESFRNAQSGYEGRSDHTAGRDEEAAFLSNLKSLWQGLIHMHSVAKLVTKAFPVSGILDNLTEDLPDSIQVGGRISPQTVWDYLEKIRATGTKEVCLIRFSPETEEDEISYTLLYAYFSSRRRFGVVSNNLKQVKDMYLIPLGATEKVPHQLVPFDGPGLENNRANLLLGLIIRQRPKRDFLSADMNEPARIIPEIKPIAVSTKETRTTEEDEKFFLSSLTTVHKKEKDKPLNTTEEVDDPVTESAEEPSVSEETNNKEPQKPLRFLPGVLVGWGGELPPLPDVGGKPAIIAEDIQKNTVKTEASTGNSKSPTAAAPRERFVIKKKEAKPAKAEPELSSPTDTAAANSSLGKDAAVVTHGTPLSLKDKPPDVSTEAFLASLSTALSGSETIITASANKGDACPLSETEKETSEGNSVLQSTPQAASDHTSSSKPSLSGILKKSSAYSSVNEVKTEAPHNDKANQPAPLSPKPVPVLSSTRNDPVTPFHQGYLHLSQAKNKPEEQNQTVTQSFSGEKEDPAIFQPGVPVTPTLCPPTVQGPQVTLALPGYSSAVPFPLQQPQVPGSYTCPADPPLNTFSTPQTQDQNHSTQWAQDSTSDALPGHQSQYPDGYPQPSDRPPSLAKDYRRLEERYSDPWDRPRNTDDKDYHRRHSHHRDSHHGKKGRHHDREREKKHDRSHDDKYRERSRHHGHPDDRYGEKRKERHHSDDYSSRHKDKHRHRRDSDYENGRRNSKDSYS, from the exons ATGGATATTGTGGACACCTTTAACCATTTAATACCCAGTGACCAGTTGGACGAGTCCCTGCTAATAAACCAGAACTTGGAATGTGAAGCCAGTAATGAGTTTGGTGCCGGAGTCCGACTAGAAGATTCGCTAAAGAACATGCTTAGTGACAAAGATCCCATGTTTGGTTGTGCAAGCTCTCAGTTCAATCCGCTGGACAATGAGGACCCCGCATTTCAGATAGCTGGCACAACAG GTCTTAATGAAGGCTCAGGGTCTACAGGCCTCGGCAGTAAACCTACAGTTGCTGAGACTACACCAGTAAAGCGACCTGTTGGTAGGCCAAGGAAACGTCCACGTAATTTAGAATCTG AACATAGTGGTGGTCCACAGCCTGCTAACACATCCACCAGCATCATGACTCGAGGACGACCAGGAAGGAAACCAGCCAACAGGCTGCAGAAGTCATTTCTTATTGAAAAAGGAGTTAAAGGTTCCCAGTTGAAGAAAGAGTTAACTCTGGGAGGGCGTGTAAACGTTAATGATCTTGATGGTGGATTTTGGCTCAATCCTTCAGTTGTATTGAGACGATTGACAGTAACAATTGGAGGATTCAGGATTGAGTTGCTTCCAGGACCCTCTTATACAGAGAGTGTTAATACAAGCCAGTCGGCATGCTTTGATGATGGTATTTCTTATGGTGGGGACATAGGTTTTGCCATGATGCCTGATAATCCTGTCAATGTACAGAATCCTATACCAGAGAATAAGGAAGCGAAGGATGTAGAGAAGAGCTCTGCTGGTGATGCAGCCCTCGGGCTGGGCCCATATGTGAATCCTAATGATGTCCAGACCTCCAATGGGGCATTAACAGGGGGCCCTGacacacaagaaacaaaacTTGACAATCAAAGTGACAATCCTGGAAAGCAAAAACCAGTCAGTAAAGGAAAGGATGGCATAAAACCGCCACAAAACAATGAGAATAACAAAACTACTGCTAGTAATAAGACTGatagtaaagaaaaacaacagatagTGGCCAAAAATCTACTTAAGTCCAAACAAGGACTGGTTTCTAACAAGCATAAGGACATTTCATGTAAAACAAGCAACACTACTAAGGAGCAGCAAGTATCCCAAAACACGCCATCCAAAATCATCCAAAGTGGAGACCTGCACAAAATGAAATCTccaaaggaaaggaaaaacataACACCATTAAAAAGACCTGTAGAAAACAGCCAAAGTGAGCATGctacaaaagtacaaaagatACAGGGCACAGGAGATGTTAAAGTGAAGCCACGATTGTCAAGTACACCTAGTTCAGTGGTGAAGAAGAGCCCATCATCTACTAACCGGGTTGGTGATCAGCAGGGACCGGCGAGACCTACTCATGCTCAGAACAGCTCTAAAACTGAGAGTGCTCAACCAGCGCACAGCCGTCCAGGCCAGTCTGTAAAACCACCAGAAGATGGAGGGCAGGAAAAGCCCAAACTGAAAAAGCCAGAGAAGCTCtttcaaagacagaaaagtaaGAGTTCGAGAAGCATCTCTGTGGATGAGCCGCAGCTGTTTATTCCAGACAACGCTCCTGTTGTGAAGAAGGAAACCGCTGAGGATCAATCTGGTAGCAGTGAGATTGTGTGGGATGGAAATAATTGCTGTGGTCTGTGCAAGAAACACCACAATAACAT GTTCATGGTTGGCTGCGGTCGCTGTGACGACTGGTTCCACGGTGACTGTGTTGGACTCGACCTGACAAAAGTACATgaaatggaggaggaggaccagatgtatgtgtgtttgaagtgcTGTGAGGAGGAAAGCAAAAAGGTGGAGCCTGAGCccccaagtgtatcaaaaccAGAAGCTGAAGCAAAGACTGAGGTACAGGATCATACACTGTCTCCCAAGCCCAGACCTGGACCCTCCCATTCACTCACATCAGGAGGGGTGAGACCAGTAAGAAAG GATGCAGATAGAAGGCAGTCCACAGATGTCAAAGAAGCAGCTCATAAATCAG GAAGTCATCTGAAACAGgagacaaaaagtaaaactctGTCTTCAGTTTCAAAGAAACCTGTGTCTGTGGAAGCAATCAGGCGAAGTGTGCGTGATTCTCTGAAAGAAATCCTTGTACAGAG GTTGAAAGAATCAGATTTGAACATCTCAGTGGAAAGGGCCTCTGAAGTTGCCAAAAAGACAGAGCGAGAGCTTTTTCACTTGTATAAGGACACTGACAACAAATACAAGAACAAGTACAGAAGCTTAACGTTCAACCTCAAGGatacaaaaaataat GTGCTCTTTAGGAAGGTTCTCAAAGGGGAAATTTCACCAGGTAACCTAATTCGACTGAGTCCTGAGGAGCTGGCCTCAAAAGAATTGGCCGCATGGCGACAAAGGGAGAACCGACAT ACAATCGAAATGATTGAAAAAGAGCAAAGGGAGGCTGAGAGACGACCGATCACAAAGATCACACACAAGGGTGAGATTGAAATTGAAAGCCAAGAACCAGTGAAGGTACCTGAGCCTATAGAG CTCGAGCCTCCTCCCAGGGTGACAGAAGTCTCAGCAGAGTGCCCAAAAACTCCTGAGAAGAAAGCAGAAAGTTccaagacagagaaagacactaCAGACCAACACAAGTCTCACTTATTTGATCTACACTGCAAAATCTGCACAG GTCGCATGGCACCCCCCGTGGAGGAGGCACCAACCAAAGTGGTCAAAGTTGCTACTACAGTTGTTCGGAGACAGTCCACAAAAACAGAGGACACGAAAAGTACAACTCCACCTGCGGCTGATGATGACCTTCACCTCACTGTTTTAGAAGAGAGTTTTCGAAATGCTCAATCAGGATATGAAGGAAG GTCGGATCATACAGCTGGAAGAGATGAAGAGGCAGCTTTCCTTTCCAACCTGAAGTCCCTGTGGCAAGGATTAATTCACATGCACTCTGTGGCAAAGCTCGTAACAAAAGCTTTCCCCGTCTCGGGCATTTTAGATAACTTGACTGAG GACCTTCCAGATAGCATTCAAGTAGGTGGGAGAATAAGTCCACAGACAGTGTGGGACTACTTGGAGAAGATTCGGGCAACTGGAACAAAA gAGGTGTGCCTGATTCGCTTCTCCCctgagacagaggaagatgagaTCTCTTATACTCTTCTGTATGCCTACTTCAGCAGTCGTAGACGTTTTGGGGTGGTGTCCAATAACCTAAAACAAGTAAAGGACATGTATCTCATTCCACTTGGTGCCACTGAAAAAGTTCCACATCAGCTTGTTCCATTTGATGGGCCTG gTTTAGAAAACAACCGTGCCAACCTTCTCCTCGGACTTATAATTCGCCAGAGACCCAAAAGAGATTTCCTTTCCGCGGATATGAACGAACCTGCTAGGATCATTCCGGAAATCAAGCCCATTGCTGTTTCAACAAAAGAAACCAGAACAACAGAAGAGGATGAGAaattcttcctctcttccctgACTACTGTACATAAGAAAGAGAAGGACAAACCACTTAACACTACTGAAGAAGTTGATGATCCAGTTACAGAGTCTGCTGAAGAACCATCTGTATCAGAGGAGACCAACAATAAAGAGCCACAAAAACCACTACGCTTTCTCCCAGGTGTATTAGTAGGCTGGGGTGGTGAATTACCACCTCTACCAGATGTGGGAGGTAAACCTGCAATAATAGCAGAAGACATCcagaaaaacactgtgaaaacagagGCATCAACTGGAAACTCAAAAAGTCCAACAGCTGCTGCGCCGCGAGAACGCTTTGTCATCAAGAAGAAAGAAGCGAAACCTGCTAAAGCTGAACCAGAGCTGTCCAGCCCGACTGATACAGCTGCTGCTAACAGCTCATTGGGAAAAGATGCTGCAGTGGTGACCCATGGCACGCCACTCTCTCTGAAAGATAAGCCTCCAGATGTATCGACTGAAGCATTCCTGGCAAGCTTGTCAACAGCTCTGAGTGGGAGTGAAACTATCATTACTGCCTCAGCAAACAAAGGGGATGCTTGCCCTTtgtctgaaactgaaaaagaaacgtCTGAAGGGAATTCAGTGTTGCAGTCAACACCCCAAGCTGCTTCAGATCACACAAGTAGCTCAAAACCTTCTTTAAGTGGAATATTGAAAAAATCTTCAGCATATTCCAGTGTGAATGAAGTTAAAACAGAGGCACCACACAATGATAAAGCCAACCAGCCAGCTCCTTTGAGTCCTAAACCTGTTCCTGTGTTGAGCAGTACTAGAAATGACCCAGTAACACCTTTTCACCAGGGATATTTACATCTTTCTCAGGCCAAGAACAAACCAGAGgaacaaaaccaaactgttACTCAGTCTTTCTCTGGTGAAAAGGAAGACCCTGCTATCTTCCAGCCTGGTGTTCCAGTAACTCCGACATTATGTCCTCCCACAGTGCAGGGACCACAAGTAACACTGGCTCTCCCAGGATATAGCAGTGCAGTACCTTTCCCACTGCAACAGCCTCAGGTACCTGGCAGCTACACTTGCCCAGCTGACCCTCCTCTTAACACTTTCTCCACCCCACAAACCCAAGATCAGAATCATAGCACACAGTGGGCTCAGGATAGCACCTCGGACGCGCTTCCTGGACATCAGTCACAATACCCTGACGGTTACCCTCAACCATCTGACCGTCCTCCATCCCTGGCCAAAGACTACAGGCGTCTAGAGGAGCGATACAGTGACCCGTGGGACAGGCCACGTAACACAGATGATAAAGATTACCACAGGAGGCACAGTCACCACAGGGACTCCCATCACGGAAAAAAGGGCAGACACCATGACCGGGAGCGAGAGAAGAAGCACGATCGCAGCCATGACGAcaagtacagagagaggagcaggCACCATGGACACCCAGACGACCGCTACGgtgagaagaggaaagaaagacacCACAGTGACGATTATAGCAGCCGTCACAAGgacaaacacaggcacagacGGGACTCAGACTATGAGAATGGACGGAGAAATTCAAAAGACAGTTACTCATAA